A part of Arachis hypogaea cultivar Tifrunner chromosome 12, arahy.Tifrunner.gnm2.J5K5, whole genome shotgun sequence genomic DNA contains:
- the LOC112728103 gene encoding uncharacterized protein has protein sequence MSHVTTSLLLSLFNKHHHHHHHHTLYSLTLLSLDLRFTHSYTPSSSSSSFECGDYLNQFLPSGTSNFKPLSIITPRERRLVLVGFSHIIKNNQGFILKDFSLRLCPFSLVNIMKLMLTHDAAFAFFKLALGDNHDSDEVVRSCCVAAHVLAAKKLQLLAQDVVSWLIARVGPSRRKELVQLIWKNHSWYESDFSVLNTLMRGFLNVGMSFEALDILHKMRVVGVFPSLSAITILIKLLLRVGDYGSVWKLFKDMLCMGPRPSVITLNAMIYGFCRQGRLVIGESLLHLMPKFGCRPDVITNNILIHAYCTRGKTSVAVDRLHSMMECGCQPSIVTFNTIMHALCREGNVVEAKKIFDEILDMGVTPNISVYNTLMDGYVKSREVGQAYSLYKEMRTKGISPDCVTFNILVAGQYKYGRKDELNNFLKGLIVPEPYPDCSFCDVAVSWLCWSGRPDEAMKCLQDLLEKGLTVSVVAFNSLIGAYSREGLEDKAFDCYQILVKFGFTPSSSTCNSLLMGLCRKGMPHEARTLLYRMLEKGFPINKVSYTLLLDACFKMNELDEALFLWTEMKERGIYPDAVAFTALIDGFAKAGMVEKAYEVFLEMSNIGFVPNNFAYNSLIWGFCKYGNMTDAVILEKEMRLKGLVPDTFTYNIIINGYCRQGKMKPAVDAFLDMHQIGVTPDIFTFNILVGGYCKAFDLVGADDIVNRMYTTGINPDITTYNTRLHGYCRVRKMNQAVIVLNQLVSAGIVPNTVTYNTMMGGICGDILDRAMILTGKLLKMGFIPNVTTTNILLSHFVKQGMPERALHWGQKLRDICFDFDEISYRILDKAYRLIQDDVPLVRVTYEKSLFLDFLMFIAFDSFSRNRPHRTENENSVKIIESLFPAL, from the coding sequence ATGTCACATGTCActacctctcttcttctctctctcttcaacaagcaccaccaccaccaccaccaccacactcTGTACTCTCTCACTCTCCTTTCCCTCGACCTTCGATTCACACACTCCTAcacgccttcttcttcttcttcttctttcgaaTGCGGTGATTATTTGAATCAGTTTCTTCCATCGGGGACCTCAAATTTCAAGCCTTTAAGCATAATTACCCCAAGGGAACGCCGATTAGTGCTTGTGGGCTTCTCCCACATAATAAAGAACAACCAGGGTTTTATATTGAAGGATTTCTCTTTACGCTTGTGTCCTTTCTCTCTCGTCAACATCATGAAGTTGATGCTCACCCATGATGCTGCTTTCGCATTCTTTAAGCTGGCTTTGGGAGACAACCATGATTCCGACGAGGTTGTTCGGTCTTGCTGTGTTGCTGCGCATGTTTTAGCGGCAAAGAAGCTGCAGCTTCTCGCACAGGACGTGGTTTCTTGGCTCATTGCGAGGGTTGGACCTAGTAGAAGAAAGGAACTCGTGCAGTTAATTTGGAAGAACCATTCCTGGTATGAATCTGATTTTTCTGTCTTGAACACTCTTATGAGGGGCTTTTTGAATGTGGGAATGAGTTTTGAGGCTTTGGATATTTTGCATAAGATGAGGGTTGTAGGTGTTTTTCCAAGTTTGTCAGCAATTACCATTCTTATAAAGTTGTTACTTAGAGTTGGTGATTATGGTAGTGTTTGGAAGTTGTTTAAAGATATGCTCTGTATGGGGCCTCGTCCTTCTGTTATCACGCTTAATGCGATgatttatgggttttgtagacaAGGGAGACTTGTTATTGGAGAAAGTTTGTTGCATTTGATGCCCAAGTTCGGCTGCCGGCCTGATGTTATTACCAATAACATTCTTATCCATGCTTACTGCACAAGGGGGAAGACTTCGGTGGCGGTTGATCGTCTACATTCGATGATGGAATGCGGTTGTCAACCCAGCATTGTCACCTTCAATACCATTATGCATGCTCTTTGCCGGGAAGGGAATGTGGTTGAGGCCAAAAAGATCTTTGATGAAATTCTTGACATGGGTGTGACTCCGAATATTTCGGTATACAATACGCTAATGGATGGATATGTTAAGTCGAGGGAGGTGGGTCAAGCGTACTCGCTCTACAAAGAAATGAGGACTAAAGGCATTTCTCCTGATTGTGTGACTTTTAACATTTTGGTTGCGGGGCAATATAAATACGGGAGAAAAGATGAATTGAACAATTTTTTGAAAGGCTTAATAGTACCAGAACCGTATCCGGATTGCTCGTTTTGTGATGTAGCAGTATCATGGCTTTGTTGGTCTGGCAGACCTGATGAGGCGATGAAATGTTTACAAGATTTGCTTGAAAAGGGGCTGACTGTTAGTGTGGTTGCGTTTAACTCTTTAATAGGAGCCTATAGCCGGGAAGGTTTAGAAGACAAAGCTTTTGATTGCTATCAAATTTTGGTTAAATTTGGCTTCACTCCCTCGTCGTCTACGTGTAATTCTTTGCTTATGGGTTTGTGTAGGAAAGGGATGCCACACGAAGCCAGGACACTTTTGTATAGGATGCTAGAGAAGGGTTTTCCCATCAACAAAGTTTCGTACACATTGCTTTTGGATGCATGTTTCAAGATGAATGAACTAGATGAGGCTCTATTTCTCTGGACAGAAATGAAAGAGAGAGGTATCTATCCAGATGCTGTTGCCTTTACAGCCTTAATAGATGGATTTGCTAAAGCAGGTATGGTTGAGAAGGCGTATGAAGTGTTCTTAGAAATGTCGAATATAGGTTTTGTTCCTAACAATTTTGCATACAATTCTTTGATTTGGGGGTTTTGCAAGTATGGGAATATGACTGATGCTGTGATCTTGGAGAAAGAGATGAGGTTAAAAGGACTTGTTCCCGACACTTTTACCTACAACATCATCATCAATGGATATTGTAGACAGGGGAAAATGAAGCCGGCAGTTGATGCTTTTCTCGACATGCACCAGATCGGTGTGACGCCAGATATCTTTACATTTAACATATTGGTTGGAGGATACTGCAAGGCATTTGACTTGGTTGGTGCCGACGACATTGTTAACCGGATGTACACAACTGGCATCAACCCAGATATTACAACCTACAATACACGTTTGCATGGTTACTGCAGGGTTCGGAAAATGAATCAAGCAGTTATTGTTTTGAATCAGCTTGTTTCTGCCGGTATAGTTCCGAATACAGTGACATACAACACTATGATGGGCGGTATTTGTGGTGATATATTGGATCGCGCTATGATTCTCACCGGAAAATTACTTAAGATGGGTTTCATCCCAAATGTGACTACAACTAATATACTCTTGTCTCACTTTGTTAAGCAAGGGATGCCAGAGAGGGCCTTACACTGGGGTCAGAAGTTAAGGGACATATGCTTTGATTTCGATGAAATCTCGTATAGAATACTCGACAAAGCATACCGTTTGATTCAGGATGATGTTCCTCTTGTGAGAGTAACCTATGAAAAGAGCCTTTTTCTGGATTTCCTAATGTTCATTGCATTTGACTCTTTTTCAAGAAATAGACCTCATAGAACAGAGAATGAGAATAGTGTAAAGATCATTGAAAGTCTATTTCCTGCTTTGTGA